One stretch of Methyloversatilis sp. RAC08 DNA includes these proteins:
- a CDS encoding DUF2339 domain-containing protein — translation MLTAILCLLGLVAGAAHGGIESFVGAAVGLAAGLWISARSAQRERDLTQKLRELDDKSRWLYDALTALQREHGAVPPVAAAAPDSQATAATQVADPVPAPLVSPTPQSVSAQAAPLDALHAPGVRVAAVTQGMTPAAPEVRSPSARPPWSALWARLMGGNPLARIGVIVLFFGVASALRLAAQAGLLPPQLRLAGALAVGLVMIVAGWRMTGDGPRRMFALAVQGGGFALLYLSVYFALAHYGFIGPAPAFGLFAALGAACALMAARQSAQSLALLGLSGAFVAPVLAATGRGDHIVLLSYTLLLDIFIIALSWRHAWRALILAGFLFTFVIGTGWGLRSYTPDDYLAVQGFLIAFFLLFSATPVALTVARAPEDRGRTSGWNSGSLLFGPPLAAGVLQAALMQPFEYGDALSAVAAGLYYLALAWLLRARVPDASLALCAHAGIGAALLTLAVPLAFDLQMTAAVYAVEGAAALWYGCVRGSKLTLWAGAALQGLAGLWLVAALPDLTLNWPLVNGRALGCLLMAGAALASVRVLRATAATGDGLPQALTLWLAGWWLFGGLADIEDFAPSALQPALALLFAIASAAFAEQQGRRRNFVIARALAALSLPMLWAGSLVGWDMQHHLLFGAMALALPLAWATHLWILRRQDEDEAGLFSRFRHVATAWTLLLSIGVEAGGWLDVWLPGQDLWRWLAWIMVWLMAGIALQRALAVDRDEWPWTAQRDRYESHVLRPIAALLLLAVAALQLAQDGGSALRYLPLASALDLASIAALLWLARGRPQPLLPLPLTGAVGLLWVSALAARSVHHLAGVAWSAEAMFQSTLLQATLSLTWTLAALALMIHATRNGARTLWFAGFALLAAVGAKLLMIDLASAGTVEWTASLLGIGALILIASYVAPVPPATAPEGVTP, via the coding sequence CGACCTGACGCAGAAGCTGCGCGAACTCGATGACAAGTCGCGCTGGCTGTATGACGCGCTGACCGCGCTGCAGCGAGAGCACGGCGCTGTGCCGCCGGTCGCGGCAGCCGCACCGGACAGCCAGGCAACGGCCGCGACACAGGTCGCAGACCCGGTACCTGCTCCGCTCGTTTCGCCGACGCCTCAGTCCGTCAGCGCGCAGGCAGCCCCGCTCGATGCGCTGCACGCGCCTGGCGTGCGGGTTGCTGCCGTCACCCAAGGCATGACGCCGGCAGCGCCCGAAGTGCGCAGCCCCTCAGCCCGCCCGCCGTGGTCAGCCCTGTGGGCGCGCCTGATGGGCGGCAATCCGCTGGCGCGCATCGGCGTGATCGTGCTGTTCTTCGGTGTCGCGTCAGCGCTGCGGCTGGCCGCGCAGGCCGGCCTGCTGCCGCCCCAGCTGCGCCTTGCCGGCGCGCTGGCGGTCGGACTGGTCATGATCGTCGCCGGCTGGCGCATGACGGGCGACGGACCGCGCCGCATGTTCGCGCTGGCGGTGCAGGGCGGCGGCTTCGCGCTGCTCTATCTGTCGGTCTACTTCGCGCTGGCGCACTACGGCTTCATCGGACCGGCGCCGGCCTTCGGCCTGTTCGCCGCGCTGGGCGCCGCCTGCGCGCTGATGGCCGCACGCCAGTCGGCGCAAAGTCTGGCGCTGCTCGGCCTGTCCGGCGCCTTCGTGGCACCGGTGCTCGCCGCCACCGGGCGGGGCGATCACATCGTGCTGCTGTCCTATACCCTGCTGCTCGACATCTTCATCATTGCGCTGTCCTGGCGCCATGCGTGGCGCGCGCTGATACTCGCCGGCTTCCTGTTCACCTTCGTGATCGGCACCGGCTGGGGACTGCGCAGCTACACGCCGGACGACTACCTCGCGGTGCAGGGCTTCCTGATCGCCTTCTTCCTGCTGTTCAGCGCCACCCCTGTCGCGCTGACCGTTGCACGCGCGCCGGAGGACCGGGGCAGGACATCCGGGTGGAACTCCGGCAGCCTGCTGTTCGGCCCGCCGCTGGCGGCCGGCGTGCTGCAGGCCGCGCTGATGCAGCCTTTCGAGTACGGCGACGCGCTCAGCGCGGTCGCGGCCGGCCTGTACTACCTCGCGCTGGCCTGGCTTCTGCGGGCGCGGGTGCCGGACGCATCGCTGGCCTTGTGCGCACACGCCGGCATCGGCGCGGCGCTGCTGACGCTGGCCGTGCCGCTGGCGTTCGACCTGCAGATGACGGCCGCGGTCTATGCGGTCGAGGGGGCGGCCGCACTGTGGTACGGCTGTGTGCGCGGCTCGAAGCTCACGCTGTGGGCCGGCGCGGCACTGCAGGGGCTGGCCGGCCTGTGGCTGGTCGCCGCGCTACCCGATCTGACGCTGAATTGGCCGCTGGTCAATGGTCGCGCCCTGGGCTGCCTGCTGATGGCCGGTGCGGCGTTGGCATCGGTACGCGTGCTGCGCGCCACGGCTGCGACCGGTGACGGGCTGCCGCAGGCACTGACCCTCTGGCTGGCCGGCTGGTGGCTGTTCGGCGGTCTGGCCGACATCGAAGATTTCGCGCCGTCCGCGCTGCAGCCGGCGCTGGCGCTGCTGTTCGCAATCGCCAGCGCCGCCTTCGCCGAACAACAGGGGCGCCGCCGCAACTTCGTCATCGCGCGCGCGCTCGCAGCCTTGTCGCTGCCGATGCTGTGGGCAGGCAGTCTGGTCGGCTGGGACATGCAGCACCATCTGCTGTTCGGCGCGATGGCACTGGCCTTGCCGCTCGCATGGGCGACCCATCTGTGGATCCTGCGCCGACAGGACGAAGACGAGGCCGGCCTTTTCAGCCGCTTCCGCCATGTTGCGACGGCCTGGACGCTGCTGCTGTCGATCGGCGTCGAAGCCGGCGGCTGGCTGGATGTGTGGCTGCCGGGGCAGGACCTGTGGCGCTGGCTCGCCTGGATCATGGTCTGGTTGATGGCCGGCATCGCACTGCAGCGTGCCCTGGCCGTCGATCGCGACGAATGGCCGTGGACTGCGCAGCGCGACCGCTACGAAAGCCACGTGCTGCGGCCGATCGCCGCGCTGCTGCTGCTGGCGGTCGCGGCGCTGCAGCTGGCACAGGATGGCGGCTCGGCTTTGCGCTACCTGCCACTGGCATCGGCCCTCGATCTGGCCAGCATCGCCGCCCTGCTGTGGCTGGCACGCGGCCGGCCACAGCCACTGCTACCCTTGCCGCTGACCGGCGCCGTCGGTCTGCTGTGGGTGTCGGCGCTGGCCGCGCGCAGCGTGCATCATCTGGCCGGGGTGGCCTGGTCGGCAGAGGCCATGTTCCAATCCACGCTGCTGCAGGCCACGCTGTCACTGACCTGGACGCTGGCCGCACTCGCACTGATGATCCACGCCACCCGCAATGGCGCGCGTACCCTGTGGTTCGCCGGCTTCGCACTGCTTGCCGCGGTCGGTGCCAAGTTGCTGATGATCGATCTGGCCAGCGCGGGCACCGTCGAATGGACCGCCTCCCTGCTCGGGATCGGCGCACTCATACTGATTGCCAGCTATGTCGCGCCGGTGCCGCCTGCCACCGCCCCCGAAGGAGTCACACCTTGA
- a CDS encoding DUF3617 domain-containing protein, giving the protein MNARLTAALTLALCAFGSAHAADIKPGLWEFKSKLAMPGMPDMSAQMEMMQQQMKNLPPEARAMMEKQMAAQGVAMGSGGALQVCITPEDAKGANVYTGKTDGDCRYTNVTNSATRVKGTITCTKPKASGDFEAIIDSPTHFTSKVNMQSAEGAMTADTDARWLAADCGKIKPTAR; this is encoded by the coding sequence TTGAATGCACGATTGACCGCCGCCCTCACCCTTGCCCTGTGCGCCTTCGGCAGCGCACACGCTGCCGACATCAAGCCCGGCCTGTGGGAATTCAAGTCGAAGCTGGCGATGCCGGGCATGCCCGACATGTCGGCGCAGATGGAAATGATGCAGCAGCAGATGAAGAATCTGCCGCCCGAGGCGCGCGCCATGATGGAGAAACAGATGGCCGCGCAGGGCGTCGCGATGGGCAGCGGCGGCGCACTGCAGGTATGCATCACGCCGGAGGATGCCAAGGGCGCGAACGTCTACACGGGCAAGACCGACGGCGACTGCCGCTACACGAACGTCACCAACAGCGCGACCCGCGTCAAGGGCACGATCACCTGCACGAAGCCGAAGGCCAGTGGCGATTTCGAAGCCATCATCGACAGCCCGACCCATTTCACGTCGAAGGTGAACATGCAGTCGGCCGAAGGCGCGATGACTGCCGACACCGACGCACGCTGGCTGGCCGCCGACTGCGGCAAGATCAAACCGACGGCGCGCTGA